A single Neospora caninum Liverpool complete genome, chromosome VIIb DNA region contains:
- a CDS encoding mitochondrial import inner membrane translocase subunit tim10, whose protein sequence is MGASFSSRLGSSPSPSSLSPPPSDKIAPHVAAVAEIEGFADVVSRCIGTCYTRCLHKHADVSLDVAEMSCTDRCVEKYFQVHALVGDTMRALAACSPSAGN, encoded by the coding sequence ATGGgggcgtccttctcttcccgccttggatcttctccttctccttcttctctttctccgcctccttccgACAAAATCGCTCCCCACGTCGCTGCGGTGGCAGAGATCGAAGGCTTCGCCGACGTCGTCTCGCGCTGCATCGGCACGTGTTACACGCGCTGTCTACACAAGCACGCGGACGTCTCGCTTGACGTGGCCGAAATGAGTTGCACAGATCGCTGCGTAGAGAAATATTTCcaggtgcatgcgcttgtCGGAGACACAATGCGAGCGCTTGCAGCTTGCAGCCCCTCTGCGGGGAACTGA